The nucleotide sequence AATAAATTTGCGAAGATCATATGAAAGCTTAGGAGTATAGCCTTGTAAATTATTTTTAATCGCCTCTTCTAGGTATTTTTTAAACCGAATAATCCGAAAATTAACTGTGCCGTCCGGGTGTAGAGTAACATGGGCAGTTTCTGAAGTCCCTCCAATTTTATGTTGCAAAACTTCATCCCTACCTCTTCCATCTGACCTTCTATAGACCACATAATTTATGGTATTGGAACCCTTGGTATACTGTTCACTGGTTAATTGTACTTCCTTCACATTAGACTCCTTATGATTTCAAAAATCGCTATAGAGCAAGCGGTTGCTACGTTCATAGACGAACCATGACCCAGCATTGGAATATGAACCGCTTTGTCTGATAGATCTAAGAACTCTTGGCTTACACCTGTATTTTCAGAACCTATAATCAAACAGATTTTCTCATAATGAGCAAAGGATAGCTCTCTGATATCAACACTGTCAGAAGTAATCTCAAGGCTTAAGATTGTATATCCTTGAGACCTTAGGTTTTGCAACAAAAAGAGTGGGTCTTTTTCAAAAGAAAAAGAAACATACTTTTCAGTTGCTCTTGAAGTTTTTCGAATTTTGCTATTTGGAGGGGTAGGGGACGAACCAGATAAATAAATTTTTTCGATGCCAAATGCATCTGCTATGCGGAATAAGCTACCAACATTCATTGGGATGTCAATATTATGGGCAAACAATGAAAGAGGATACTTTTTAAAGCTTGGCAAATGGTGCACATGGTCTAGCTGTATGTTTTTTGTTTCACTCACATTAAGCTCCCGTAAAAAAAAATCTAGAGCCGGAATCGAACCGGCGACACAAGGACTTTCAGTCCTCTGCTCTAACAACTGAGTTATCCAGCTTTATACACAAATAAGCTTAAGAATCGATTTTCCTTCATCAGGTGCACGCTCCTATCTTCTGGATAGAAACGTTCTTTAATAAACTTAATCTAAGCCGCTGACCTTGGAAAACTCTAATTCTTTATCATGCCCGTTTATTAAAAGGCTATTGTAAAGCTTTAGGAGTTTTATTACAATGGATTTTCTAGTCCTGAGGCTTTTCCCAGCAATTATGAATGAACAGATGGAGGAGTGGACTTTCTCAACTCCTTAGCTAGTGTTTAGACAGCCTGGGAGTCCTCTTCCTTTAGGGAGAGGAGGATATCAAAGCGAGTAAGAACTTGCTAAAATTGAGATCCCCGCAAGAGCAGCGGTTTCTGTGCGGAGTGTATAGGAGGCGAGGCGGACCCCTTGGGCCAGGGTTTCGAGGTGCTTGACCTCATCGTCGGTAAAGCCCCCTTCAGGGCCAATGATAAGGGTAGCGGGCAGCTTGCTAACAGATGAGAGGGCAGGCGCACCACTCCTCAAGTCTCCAAAGTAAGCGTTCCCCTCAATGTTTGGGAAACCCCAGGTGAGCTGAGGAAGGTCCAAGCGGCCACACTGCTTCATCGCGCCGATAATAATCCGATGGAAGCGCGCTTCTTGATTTTTAGAAAGTTCTTTTTTTTCACTCCGCGCAGAGGGGTAGAGGGCAAAGGTCGACACCCCCAGCTCGGTTCCTTTTTGGAGGATGAGCTCGAGGTTAGACAGTTTGGGAAGGGCTTGGACCAAGGTGAGGGACGGAAGGGCTGGAGGATGGGTTGTACTTTGGCCGATCGTAATGTGCGCCTCTTTTTTGGTGATTGTTTCGATGGTGCTGGTTGCCAGGACATTTTTCCCATTGACGAGCTCGATGGTATCCCCCTCTTTTTTCCGCATGACGCGGGTAAGGTGGGAAAACTCTTCTCCCGTAAGGAGGACCTTTTTTTCTAACGGGGCATTGATGTAAAAGCGGTCATGAGGCATCTTTTTTCCTAGAGCCAGTTGTAAAATTACTGATTAATCGATTTTTGGAAGATTTTTGCAAATTTTGCTTTTTGATGCAAGCTCACATACCCTTTAGGGTAGGGGGATTGCATCAAAAAGCAAAATTTGTGAAAAGAGCCGAAAAGCGATCATCAGGAATTTTATAACTGGCTCCATAGTGTATTGGGGCGGGTGAGCGCCTTCTTTAAGAGGAGGGGAAGGGGGTCGCCTGGGTGAAGGTGTTCACGAGCAGCTTTTTTGAGTCCTTTGAGATCAAGCACCTTAAAGGCACTTTGTTTGAGGAAGTGGGGGTGGAGGGCGCTGACTGCGGTGAAGTTAAAGACGAGCTTAAACCGGTAGTCGGTGATAAAGAGGTCGCTTTCGTTTTCATAGGTCATGACCTCAACGTCATCTAAAGGGACTTCGGTCCCCTTGGGCACAAGGAGAGTGATGAAGGCTTGGGGGTAGATTTCGCGGAAGGTCGCTAGGACCGAGAGGTCAAAGTTTTGGGGAAGGATAATGAGAATCGTATCCCAGCGGAACCGGTAGTAGACGTTGAGGGGAGTTTCTTGTTTCCAACGGTTGTGTTGCCAGAGCCACTGCCCAGGCCTTTTCTCGATGTCTTCTTCTAAAATCGCAAGGGCACTTTTCATCATCCGGTGAATTTCGCTTTCGAGCTTTTCCTCTTTATTGGGCCAGATCGGGTCGGAGTAATGGATAAGATACTTCCCTTTTTCTCTTCGGATGGTGGCGGTCATAATGGGACACCCTGTCCGGTAAGAGAGAATGGCGGGAAGGGGAGTGGTCCACGCTCTTTTACCAAAGAAGTCAAAGGCGTAGGGGCTTTCTGGCATCCCTTGGTCCCCCACGATGCCGAGGAATTTTCCCTGCCGAAGGGCGCGGAGTCCCTCTTTAAGTCCTTGTTTGGGGGTGATGATCTTTCCTCCAAACTTTTCACGAATGGCAACGACCCAGTCGTAAAGGGCTTTGTTTTTAATCGGGCGGCCAATGGCCACTCCGGGCATCCGCTCGGTCCCTTCAAAGAAGAGGAGCTCCCAGTTGGCTTGGTGGCCACAAAAGAAGATCACGCCGGTTCCTGCGTCGATCAGTTTTTGGGCAATTTCAGGATTTTCACAGTGGATGATCTTGCCACTTTGTTTCAAGCGGGAAAATTTGGGGTACTCTAAGCAGGTAATGGCTAGGTTTTGGAACGCTTTGCGCGCCGTTTTTTTGAGGGGATGAATCCCCGCTAGGGCAAGGTTAGAGAGGGTTCTTTTCCGATACTTTGTCATGACGAAATAAGCAAGGGTGCCAAGCCCTTTTCCAAGAAGGTGGATCGCTCGGAAGGGGAGGATGCTAAAAGGATAGGTAAGGGTCCGAATGGCAATATAGGATAAGTTCATAAGCGCTCTAATGTGAGGTCGATGATGGAGGATACTTGGTTTGAAAGGTCGAGATGCTTCACACTTTCTCGGATCGTTTGGGAGCGGACCCACGTTTTTGGGTGCATCATCGCGGTCATCAGCGCCTCTTTTAAAGAGTCGGGGTCTTGAAGGGCTTCGATGACCGTTCCACTTTCTTCTTGGAGGACTTCATATCCTCCGTTATATTTTGAGGAGACGACAAAAAGACCCATCGAAAGGGCTTCGACAGTCACATTGGCAAAGGGGTCGTAGATCGAGGGGATGACAAGGGAGTCGGCGAGCTGATAGAAAGGGGTCACATCAGCCCTGGGACCGAAAAAGCTCACGTGCTTTGAGAGGCCGAGCTGATTGGCGCAGGTCATAAACCGCTCGATTTCTCGCTCTTTTCCGACAACGGAGAGGTGAAAGTCGCGGTTTGGCAAAAGGGAAAGGGCTTTGAGCAAAAAGGAGAGCCCTTTTCGCTGGTAGCCACTCCCCACAAAGAGGAAATGGTACTTTGCCGGATCGAGGAAAAGCTCCTCTGCCACCTTTTGTTTTTTGAGTGTCCACTCATTAAAATCCTTCTCTTTTAAGTGGGCTCCATTGTGGATCACTTCGATCTTTTCAGGGGAGACGTTGTAGTGGCGCAAGATCTCATTTTTCACCATATGGGAGTTGGTGAAAAGGGTCTTGAGAAGGGGGCTTTCAAAGGCTTTTTTCTCGAGGTGGAGAATCGTTTTGTTCAGGGGGTTTAGCGCCTCTTTTAGGGGGGAGTAGTTTTCAAAGGTTTTTCGCTGCTCCAAGTAGGTTTTATGGACCCCATTGCCAGCGCGGAGATGGGTCTGGTGGGTGGTCCGATCGATCCCAAAAATAATGGGGGACTTTGCCCACTTTTGACACTGCCGGTCAAAGGCTTTCATCTTCCCCCATCTTGTGAGGGGGAGAGTGTGGATGTTCATCAAGGGATGAAGGGGGGTTGTTGGGGCGGCGTCGGCTGTCAAAATGTCGACAGGGCAGCCCCGTTTAGCAAATCCTTGGGCGAGCAGGTTTGCCCATTTTTCGAGCCCTCCGCGGGACCGATAGTGGCGGGTAAGGAGGGTGACTTTAGGGAAGTTATTCATCGGCTTTTTGTTCGGTGATCGAGACGGCATTTCCCTGAAGTTTGGGGCAGAGATCGAGGAGGTCGTGCTCTGTTCTGTAAAATTGGAAGCGGTTCATATAGCTACGGAAGCGGTTGCGCAAATAGTCATCTCTAACCTGGGGCTGAAGATTACGGAGCTCTTCATCGGAGGCATCAGAGGTTAAAAGGCGGACATACCGGTCTTCAAGCGCTTTGGCATTGATGAACTGGATGCTGTAGTCAAGGCATCCCTTTTTGTTTTTATTGACGATGACGGTGAGTTCGACCATCTCCTTAACAACGTCTAAGAAGAGGGCACTCACCCCTTTGACATAGAGGGGAGGGGTAATCATCTTTATTCCGCCACGGTTTTGAATCAGCTCACTTGTCGTAAGGTTGACCTTGGAGGGGTTGATCGTTCCCTCTTGGCTAGGGGGGTAGTATAAAGAGATGGGAACGGGCGTATGATATTCGAGCACTCCGTAGCGCAAGAAATCGATCCGGAGATACTTTGCATTGGTGTCATTGATCTCAATCGGGGTGGAGGAAAGGAGGGGAAGGGAGATCTGCTTCCAGTGATTCGGCACAAAGAAACTGACCACATCTTTGTGTTCATCGGTATCTTTAGAGGTCAATTGGTCGAGCTGCCCCTTGGTAATATCGTTGAGGTTAAAGGTGAGCTTGAGTCCCCGGTGCTTAAGATTTTTGACCACATTTGCGGGGCCACTCACGGTCACTGAAAGCTCATAGGGCCACACATCGATAAACTGATAGCCTCGAGGAGCTTCTCCAATCGGTTTGGTGATGATAATCGGGATTTTTTCTGACATGAGATTTGTCAGTTTGATGATGAAGTTTTGCTGTGAAACTTTGCGGATTCCTTGTGAGACGTTGACGTCGGGGTTGTCTGAGCGGAGATTTTTCTTATTAATCGAGGCAATCCACTCACCTTCCCTTCCCGTTGCATCAAAAACCACCTGAAGATCGTTAGAATTGAGTTCGCTCAGGAGCTTTTTATTTCCCTCAATGGTGAGGTTGACCCGTTTGGTTAAAAAGCCATTTGACTGGATCCCCTCAACCGTTTTTCCTGGGGGGATGTTTTCAATTTTGACGGGGACATTGATCACAGTTTTGCTTGTGATGAGGGTATTATTGACCAAAAACCAAACGGCAATGGCTAAGATGATTGCGAGTAATTTCCGGTTCCGGTGCTCGAGGAAAAGTTTCTTAAAGAGGCTTTTCATTTCTTGATCCACTCCTTAAGCTGAAAGCGGGAGGGGAGGGTCTTCTTTGTTGGGGGGTTGAAGATGCTTCGGATAATTCCTTGAAACCGGTCTTTTTTAAGCCCTCGGGTCATGATCCCATCTCGGGCGATCGAAACCCGCCCGGTCTCTTCCGAAACAACAACCAGGAGAGCGTCGGTCAGTTGGCTCACCCCAAGGGCGGCGCGGTGACGGGTTCCCATCGACCGGGAGACCTGGACACCATCTTCCGCTAATGGGAGGATGCAGGCGGCTGCCACGATCGTTAAATCGTGGATGATCACCGCTCCATCGTGGAGGGGGGTGGTCCGTGCAAAGATCGATTCGAGGAGCTCGGGAGAGAAGTTGGCGTTGAGCAGCACCGCTTTTAGGGCAAAGTCGTTGAGAGAATCTTCATTTTCAATCGCGATGATTGCCCCTGTTTTTTTATCGGAGAGGCGGTAGACCGAGGCGGTGAGCTGCTCTAAAAATTTATCAAACTCGGTGATCTCTTTGTACCGTTTTCCTTTGAGGCTGAGTTTCGAAAGGGCAACGCGGAGCTCGGGCTGGAAGATGATCAAGATCCCGATAACCGCTACGCTTAAGATATCGAGCATCAGCTTATGGAGGACGGGGAGGTTGAAAACCGAGGAGGAGGCAAAGATCGCAAGGAAGGCAAGGAGCCCCAAAATGAGGTCCATCGAGCGGGTGTTCCAGAAGAACGAAAGGATATAGTTAATCATGATCGCAATGATCGCAATTTCTATGAAGGGACTGATCGCATAGTAGAACGCCATAACTCTCGCATTATAGGTCTTTATTGAGTTGCTGACAAGAGATGAATTGACAAATATTTTTTCAACAACTAACGTGAACGAAAAACTTGAGATGTATTTCATGGATGTAACCGCTCTTTCACGCATTCAGTTTGCTTTAACCGCAGGCTTTCACTATCTTTATCCTCCCCTTAGCATTGGACTGAGCCTAGTCATTGTGATCATGGAGGGGATTTATCTTAAAACCAAAGATCCCCGCTTCAAAAAGATCACCATCTTTTGGACGAGGATCTTTGCCTTGAGCTTTGCCCTTGGGGTGGCAACAGGACTGGTGCAGCTTTTTGCCTTTGGAAACAACTGGGCCCGTTACTCCCGCTTTGTGGGGGATGTCTTTGGAAGTGCCCTTGCTGCAGAAGGGGTCTTTGCCTTCTTTTTGGAGGCTGGTTTTATTGGACTGATGCTTTTTGGGTGGAACAAAGTCCGCCCGGGGATCCACTATTTGGCAACGATTTGTGTTGCCTTTGGGGCTCACTTTAGCGCTACTTGGATTGTAGCGGCCAACTCGTGGATGCAAACCCCAGCAGGGTATAAAATAGAGGAAGTCATGGGAGAAGCGCGCGCGACCCTGACCGACTTTTGGGGGATGATCTTTAACCCCACATTCCTCGATCGGCTCACCCATGTTCTTATTGGGTGTTGGCTTACCGGCGCTTTCATGGTCATTAGCATTTCGGCTTACTACTTTCTCAAAAAGCGGCACACCGACTTTGCCAAAGTCAGCTTAAAAGTTGGGCTCACCATTGCCTCGGTGATGGTCATCTTGCAGCTCGTTTCTGCCGACAGTTCGGCGCGGAAAGTTGCCGAATACCAGCCCGCCAAGCTTGCAGCGATGGAAGGGGTTTATCGGACAGAGTCCCATGCCGCGATGAACCTGATCGGCTGGGCTGATAGTAAAACCCGTACGGTAAAAGCCCTCCAAGTGCCAGGTCTTTTAAGCTTTCTTGTTTACCGCAATACCGAGACCCCCGTTACAGGGCTCGATCAATTTCCCGAAGACGATTGGCCGATGGTCAACGCTGTTTTTCAAACCTACCACCTCATGATCTACATGTGGGTTGGGATGTTTATTGCGGCGGTTTTAGGACTCATCCTTTGGAAGAGGAAAACCTTTGAGACGGGGAAGTGGATCCACCGCTACCTTGTCCTCAGTGTTTTCTTTCCCTTCGTTGCTAATGAGGCGGGATGGTTTACCGCTGAGATGGGGCGGCAACCGTGGATCGTCTATAACGTTCTTCGGACCGCAGATGGGACCTCCCTTTCCATTGACCGGGGGCAGGTGATCGGCTCCCTGATCATGTTTAGCTTTATTTATATTTGCCTCTTTTCCCTCTTTATCTTTCTGCTCAATCGGAAGATCCAACATGGCCCCGAAGAAACTAAAGAAGATATTGGTTACCGCGACCCTTATAAGCTAGGAGCAACATAATGAACCTATCCCTAAACTCTATCATTTTTCCTTTCCCCCTTTTCTGCATCTTTTTGCCGCTCTATGTTTCACCCTTGTCTTTTGGACAATGTGCTCAAATAGAGCGACAAAAACCTGCTAGAAAATTTTGGAAAATTAAAAACGATTTAATTTAGGGATAGGTTCATGTTCGAAGCTTTTCAAGTGATTTGGTATTTAGTGATTGGAGCGAGTGTCATTTTTTACACTGTGCTCGATGGATTTGATCTTGGGGTGGGGTGCCTCCATCTCTTTACCCGAAGCGACACTGAGCGGCGGGTGATGCTCAATGCGATTGGCCCCGTGTGGGATGGGAACGAGGTGTGGCTGGTCATCGCCTTTGGAGCCCTTTTTGTTGGCTTTCCTCCCGTTTATGCCACCGTTTGCTCTGGCTTTTACACCCCCATCATGATCCTCATTGCGGGGCTCATGTTCCGGGCTGTGGCGATCGAGTTCCGCTCCAAGCAAGAGTCTCCTCGGTGGCGCTCCTTTTGGGATGTGATGTTTAGCTTGGGATCCTACCTGATCGCCTTTATCATTGGGATCATGATGGCCAACCTCATTATTGGGATTCCCATTGATAAGGATCAGATTTTCTATGGGAACTTTTGGAGCTTTTTCACCCCTTACACCGTTCTTGTAGCGATCACCGGTGTGGCTCTCTTTTCGATGCATGGGGCGATCTTTATGCTCATGAAAACCGAAGGGGAGATGCACGAGCGGATCCGCCGGTGGGTCAACCCTGCCATTATCCTTTTTGTGATCCTCTATGTCCTCGTCACCTTTTCCACCCTTGTTCACCAGCCTCATATGATCGCAGTGATGAAGGAGCACCCCTGGCTTTTTGGTGTGGGACTTTTGGCAGCCTTGGCCATTGCCTACATCCCCGCTTGCGTTAAGCGCGGGTGGGATGGAACCGCTTTCCTCTCCTCGTGCGCCAGTATTGCCCTTCTCTTTTCCCTGTTTGGGATTGGAACCTATCCTAACCTCGTCCGCTCTACCCTCGACCCCCAAAATAGCCTAACCCTCTTCAACGCCTCGGCCGGATTCAACACCCTTAAGGTGGTCCTCATCGTAGCGATTATCGGTGTCCCCCTCGTCCTTGGCTACGGCTGGTGGATCTACCGGATCTTCCGAGGGAAGGTTTCCCTCGACGAAGCAAGCTATTGACCCCCTAAACTTCAGAACTTAAAAAATATATTGAAGTTTCCGAGGCACTATGGTACCATAAAGCCATAAACAGAGGTTAACTATGGATTGGACTCAGTCTTTTGCAATCATCTGTATATTTGCCGCATTTTTTATCTATCTAATCGCTAAGCTTGAAAAGCT is from Candidatus Neptunochlamydia vexilliferae and encodes:
- a CDS encoding TrmH family RNA methyltransferase, whose protein sequence is MSETKNIQLDHVHHLPSFKKYPLSLFAHNIDIPMNVGSLFRIADAFGIEKIYLSGSSPTPPNSKIRKTSRATEKYVSFSFEKDPLFLLQNLRSQGYTILSLEITSDSVDIRELSFAHYEKICLIIGSENTGVSQEFLDLSDKAVHIPMLGHGSSMNVATACSIAIFEIIRSLM
- a CDS encoding RsmE family RNA methyltransferase; the protein is MPHDRFYINAPLEKKVLLTGEEFSHLTRVMRKKEGDTIELVNGKNVLATSTIETITKKEAHITIGQSTTHPPALPSLTLVQALPKLSNLELILQKGTELGVSTFALYPSARSEKKELSKNQEARFHRIIIGAMKQCGRLDLPQLTWGFPNIEGNAYFGDLRSGAPALSSVSKLPATLIIGPEGGFTDDEVKHLETLAQGVRLASYTLRTETAALAGISILASSYSL
- a CDS encoding lysophospholipid acyltransferase family protein, coding for MNLSYIAIRTLTYPFSILPFRAIHLLGKGLGTLAYFVMTKYRKRTLSNLALAGIHPLKKTARKAFQNLAITCLEYPKFSRLKQSGKIIHCENPEIAQKLIDAGTGVIFFCGHQANWELLFFEGTERMPGVAIGRPIKNKALYDWVVAIREKFGGKIITPKQGLKEGLRALRQGKFLGIVGDQGMPESPYAFDFFGKRAWTTPLPAILSYRTGCPIMTATIRREKGKYLIHYSDPIWPNKEEKLESEIHRMMKSALAILEEDIEKRPGQWLWQHNRWKQETPLNVYYRFRWDTILIILPQNFDLSVLATFREIYPQAFITLLVPKGTEVPLDDVEVMTYENESDLFITDYRFKLVFNFTAVSALHPHFLKQSAFKVLDLKGLKKAAREHLHPGDPLPLLLKKALTRPNTLWSQL
- a CDS encoding glycosyltransferase family 4 protein encodes the protein MPSRSPNKKPMNNFPKVTLLTRHYRSRGGLEKWANLLAQGFAKRGCPVDILTADAAPTTPLHPLMNIHTLPLTRWGKMKAFDRQCQKWAKSPIIFGIDRTTHQTHLRAGNGVHKTYLEQRKTFENYSPLKEALNPLNKTILHLEKKAFESPLLKTLFTNSHMVKNEILRHYNVSPEKIEVIHNGAHLKEKDFNEWTLKKQKVAEELFLDPAKYHFLFVGSGYQRKGLSFLLKALSLLPNRDFHLSVVGKEREIERFMTCANQLGLSKHVSFFGPRADVTPFYQLADSLVIPSIYDPFANVTVEALSMGLFVVSSKYNGGYEVLQEESGTVIEALQDPDSLKEALMTAMMHPKTWVRSQTIRESVKHLDLSNQVSSIIDLTLERL
- a CDS encoding CdaR family protein; this translates as MKSLFKKLFLEHRNRKLLAIILAIAVWFLVNNTLITSKTVINVPVKIENIPPGKTVEGIQSNGFLTKRVNLTIEGNKKLLSELNSNDLQVVFDATGREGEWIASINKKNLRSDNPDVNVSQGIRKVSQQNFIIKLTNLMSEKIPIIITKPIGEAPRGYQFIDVWPYELSVTVSGPANVVKNLKHRGLKLTFNLNDITKGQLDQLTSKDTDEHKDVVSFFVPNHWKQISLPLLSSTPIEINDTNAKYLRIDFLRYGVLEYHTPVPISLYYPPSQEGTINPSKVNLTTSELIQNRGGIKMITPPLYVKGVSALFLDVVKEMVELTVIVNKNKKGCLDYSIQFINAKALEDRYVRLLTSDASDEELRNLQPQVRDDYLRNRFRSYMNRFQFYRTEHDLLDLCPKLQGNAVSITEQKADE
- the cdaA gene encoding diadenylate cyclase CdaA, giving the protein MAFYYAISPFIEIAIIAIMINYILSFFWNTRSMDLILGLLAFLAIFASSSVFNLPVLHKLMLDILSVAVIGILIIFQPELRVALSKLSLKGKRYKEITEFDKFLEQLTASVYRLSDKKTGAIIAIENEDSLNDFALKAVLLNANFSPELLESIFARTTPLHDGAVIIHDLTIVAAACILPLAEDGVQVSRSMGTRHRAALGVSQLTDALLVVVSEETGRVSIARDGIMTRGLKKDRFQGIIRSIFNPPTKKTLPSRFQLKEWIKK
- a CDS encoding cytochrome ubiquinol oxidase subunit I; this encodes MTNIFSTTNVNEKLEMYFMDVTALSRIQFALTAGFHYLYPPLSIGLSLVIVIMEGIYLKTKDPRFKKITIFWTRIFALSFALGVATGLVQLFAFGNNWARYSRFVGDVFGSALAAEGVFAFFLEAGFIGLMLFGWNKVRPGIHYLATICVAFGAHFSATWIVAANSWMQTPAGYKIEEVMGEARATLTDFWGMIFNPTFLDRLTHVLIGCWLTGAFMVISISAYYFLKKRHTDFAKVSLKVGLTIASVMVILQLVSADSSARKVAEYQPAKLAAMEGVYRTESHAAMNLIGWADSKTRTVKALQVPGLLSFLVYRNTETPVTGLDQFPEDDWPMVNAVFQTYHLMIYMWVGMFIAAVLGLILWKRKTFETGKWIHRYLVLSVFFPFVANEAGWFTAEMGRQPWIVYNVLRTADGTSLSIDRGQVIGSLIMFSFIYICLFSLFIFLLNRKIQHGPEETKEDIGYRDPYKLGAT
- the cydB gene encoding cytochrome d ubiquinol oxidase subunit II, which codes for MFEAFQVIWYLVIGASVIFYTVLDGFDLGVGCLHLFTRSDTERRVMLNAIGPVWDGNEVWLVIAFGALFVGFPPVYATVCSGFYTPIMILIAGLMFRAVAIEFRSKQESPRWRSFWDVMFSLGSYLIAFIIGIMMANLIIGIPIDKDQIFYGNFWSFFTPYTVLVAITGVALFSMHGAIFMLMKTEGEMHERIRRWVNPAIILFVILYVLVTFSTLVHQPHMIAVMKEHPWLFGVGLLAALAIAYIPACVKRGWDGTAFLSSCASIALLFSLFGIGTYPNLVRSTLDPQNSLTLFNASAGFNTLKVVLIVAIIGVPLVLGYGWWIYRIFRGKVSLDEASY